A region from the Hypomesus transpacificus isolate Combined female chromosome 11, fHypTra1, whole genome shotgun sequence genome encodes:
- the LOC124473685 gene encoding histone H3.3-like yields the protein MRCPVPPGIRAHSTRGVAASAAILRGVGVEEISARKSAPATGGVKKPHRYRPGTVALREIRRYQKSTELLIRKLSFQRLVREIAQDFKTDLRFQSSAVMALQEASEAYLVGLFEDTNLCAIHAKRVTIMPKDIQLARRIRGERA from the exons ATGAGATGTCCCGTGCCACCTGGCATTCGGGCTCATTCCACCCGAGGAGTGGCAGCCTCAGCCGCCATCCTcaggggtgtgggagtggaggagattt CCGCTCGTAAGAGTGCTCCAGCCACTGGTGGCGTGAAGAAACCCCATCGTTACAGGCCCGGGACTGTGGCTCTGAGAGAGATCCGTCGTTACCAGAAGTCCACCGAGCTGCTTATTCGCAAGCTGTCTTTCCAGCGCCTGGTCAGGGAAATCGCCCAGGACTTCAAGACTGACCTGCGTTTTCAGAGCTCCGCCGTGATGGCTCTGCAGGAGGCTAGCGAGGCTTACCTGGTCGGTCTGTTTGAGGACACCAACCTGTGCGCCATCCACGCCAAGAGGGTCACCATCATGCCCAAGGACATCCAGCTGGCCCGCCGCATCCGCGGAGAGCGCGCCTAG
- the LOC124474273 gene encoding histone H2B-like has protein sequence MPEPAKPAPKKGSKKAVSKTAVKGGKKRRKSRKESYAIYVYKVLKQVHPDTGISSKAMGIMNSFVNDIFERIAGESSRLAHYNKRSTITSREIQTAVRLLLPGELAKHAVSEGTKAVTKYTSSK, from the coding sequence ATGCCTGAACCAGCAAAGCCCGCGCCCAAAAAGGGCTCCAAGAAAGCCGTTTCTAAGACCGCCGTAAAGGGCGGGAAGAAGCGCAGAAAGTCTAGGAAGGAGAGCTACGCCATCTACGTGTACAAGGTACTGAAACAGGTCCACCCCGACACCGGCATCTCATCCAAGGCTATGGGAATCATGAATTCCTTCGTCAACGATATTTTCGAGCGTATCGCCGGAGAGTCGTCTCGCCTGGCTCACTACAACAAGCGATCAACCATCACCTCCAGGGAGATCCAGACCGCCGTCCGCCTGCTACTCCCCGGTGAGCTGGCTAAGCACGCCGTGTCCGAGGGAACCAAGGCCGTGACCAAGTACACCAGCTCCAAGTAA
- the LOC124474278 gene encoding histone H4, with the protein MSGRGKGGKGLGKGGAKRHRKVLRDNIQGITKPAIRRLARRGGVKRISGLIYEETRGVLKVFLENVIRDAVTYTEHAKRKTVTAMDVVYALKRQGRTLYGFGG; encoded by the coding sequence ATGTCAGGAAGAGGCAAAGGCGGCAAGGGACTCGGCAAAGGAGGCGCCAAGCGTCATCGCAAGGTTCTCCGTGATAACATCCAGGGCATTACCAAACCCGCTATCCGCCGCCTGGCACGCCGCGGTGGCGTTAAGCGTATCTCAGGTTTGATATACGAAGAAACGCGTGGTGTACTGAAGGTGTTTCTGGAGAATGTCATCCGTGATGCCGTTACTTACACTGAACACGCCAAAAGAAAGACTGTGACCGCAATGGACGTGGTCTATGCTCTGAAGCGCCAGGGACGTACTCTGTACGGCTTCGGCGGCTAA
- the si:dkey-23a23.2 gene encoding uncharacterized protein si:dkey-23a23.2: MVLRHFQLPGVVGGMTVTDWKSRKHVGSRAVIGICHNRTTTQPIVTLALALEEEAWLQAYYEEIRPGYLKDSCDKFFISSNGKPVHSVTNDVSRLHESYKLQPASSIEVRRAAEAQASAKFMERQKEEDMAHYIAHNSSLAFKRYQMRLPEVILARGIMLESLNDTLETCPPKSKDNQPSEPAEKDFSTFITTFPVSIEGQPPGKRKRVTAGFPECRQFYDKWRFSQYLQRQEHLLSKYIHQKPSASKLDRQIKMQGWTANHPTPEQFRQAWKPASKLSIEGDAHTYKKTIKQNWKGLVIQDFGGEKGLRVVTTKPFAEGAIVCDYHGIITTAAEGREMMSHNSEEDMRGLFFFRAGQTELCIDGHSPCECHGADTFGRRIKHSSKKSNLKPLHCVFNTGEGDKQAILFRAVKDIDTNTELSFDHGAKRKFFRGEGLDLKWLDE, translated from the exons ATGGTGTTGCGTCACTTTCAGCTTCCAGGAGTTGTGGGGGGTATGACT GTGACAGATTGGAAGAGTAGAAAGCATGTTGGTAGCAGGGCTGTGATTGGCATCTGTCACAACAGAACAACAACTCAACCAATCGTTACACTTGCCTTGGCACTGGAGGAGGAAGCT TGGTTACAGGCGTACTACGAGGAAATTCGCCCTGGATACCTCAAGGATAGTTGCGACAAGTTTTTCATTTCATCCAATGGCAAACCTGTTCACAGTGTCACAAACGACGTCTCTCGACTCCATGAAAG CTACAAACTCCAACCTGCCAGTAGTATTGAGGTCCGAAGGGCTGCTGAGGCACAGGCATCAGCAAAATTTATGGAGCGCCAAAAGGAGGAAGATATGGCACATTATATAGCCCACAACAGTTCTCTGGCCTTCAAGCGTTATCAAATGCGATTGCCGGAGGTTATATTGGCCAGAGGTATAATGCTGGAATCGTTGAATGA CACTTTAGAGACCTGCCCTCCGAAAAGTAAGGACAATCAGCCTTCCGAGCCTGCCGAAAAAGACTTTTCTACCTTCATCACCACATTCCCAGTTTCCATAGAAGGCCAGCCACCAGGCAAAAGGAAGAGGGTCACTGCAGGGTTCCCAGAATGCCGTCAATTTTATGACAAGTGGCGATTCTCCCAGTATCTCCAGAGACAGGAACATCTGCTGT CAAAATACATCCATCAGAAACCATCAGCCAGTAAATTGGATAGACAGATTAAGATGCAAGGGTGGACAGCCAACCATCCAACTCCAGAACAGTTCCGGCAGGCGTGGAAACCAGCCTCCAAACTGTCCATTGAGGGTGATGCTCACACCTACAAGAAAACAATTAAGCAGAATTGGAAAGGCCTGGTCATCCAAGACTTTGGTGGAGAGAAAGGGCTAA GAGTGGTTACAACCAAGCCTTTTGCTGAAGGTGCAATTGTCTGCGATTACCATGGAATCATCACCACAGCTGCTGAGGGGAGAGAAATGATGAGCCACAACTCAGAAGAAGACATGCGTGGCCTGTTTTTCTTCAGAGCTGGGCAGACGGAACTCTGCATTGATGGCCACAGTCCATGTGAGTGTCACGGAGCAGACACTTTTGGAAGAAGGATCAAGCATTCTTCAAAAAAGAGCAACTTGAAGCCACTTCACTGCGTCTTCAACACAGGAGAAGGTGACAAGCAAGCCATCCTCTTCAGGGCTGTGAAGGACATTGACACAAACACTGAACTTTCTTTTGACCACGGTGCCAAGAGGAAGTTCTTCCGAGGAGAGGGCCTGGACTTGAAATGGCTGGATGAGTAG